Below is a genomic region from Leucoraja erinacea ecotype New England chromosome 31, Leri_hhj_1, whole genome shotgun sequence.
ctgattcctgggatgtcaggactttcatatgaagaaagactggatagactcggtttgtactcgctagactttagaagattgaggggggatcttatagaaacttacaaaattcttaaggggttggacaggctagatgcaggaaaattgttcccgatgttggggaagtccaggacaaggggtcacagtttaaggataagggggaaatcttttaggaccgagatgaggaaaacatttttcacacagagagtggtgaatctgtggaattctctgccacagaaggtagttgaggccagttcatcggctatatttaagagggagttagatgtggcccttgtggctaaagggatcagggggtatggagagaaggcaggtacaggatactgttggatgatcagccatgatcatattgaatggcagtgcaggctcaagggccaaatggcctactcctgcacctattttctatgtttctatgtgagaatggagaggttgagaaggagtttcttcccagagggggGTCTGtcggggtggagatgggagacgAGTTCCCTGGAGGTGGGTTGGGGATTCCCTGCGGTCGGAGGCGGGGGCTGTTCTCGCTCCGACAGCCGGCAGTTCCAGCGGCGTGGGCGGCCCGGAGTTGCTTAAATGTGTCGGGCGGCTGTGGCTGCGGCAACAGAGCCGGCTTGAGGATGGCTGGGAGCGGGGTGGATGCGAGCCTGGTGCTGGTGGCCGGGGAGAAGCCCCGggttggcggcggcggcggcggcggccgggAGCGGGAGCGCTGGGCGGCCAGAGTCACCGCGTTGATGTTCACCGTCCTCGCCGTCTACCTGTTGCTGCAGCACCTGCCGGCGCTGCCGGTGAGCTCAACCCGCCCGCCCCAATCCCGCTCCCCACCTGCCCCAATCCCGCTCCCCACCTGCCCCAATCCCGCACCCCCCCATCCCGCATCCTACCTGCCCCAATCCCGCTCCAATCCCGTACCGGACCCGCTCTCCAGCCCGGGTGCCCCGTTCCTCGCTGCCTGCGGTTTGCGGTCGCGCCCGCAACCCGTGTTAACACAACTCAGTGGGTGAGTGTAGCGAGCAGCAGCTGACACAGTGTACTCTTTATTGCAGGGCGGAGTCCACAACAACAGCAGCACACAGGGTAAGTCTGTCTGTCTCCGTGCGCGTTGTACACTCCTCTATCTCTCTGACTTTCCGCCCGCTACCGACGCTGACGGTTCCTCTTCTCTCCCCGCAGCTGAGCAGCGCCGCGCCCCCGACAAACCCCGGGCACATCTGACAGGTGAGTCCCCTTCAACTCGCGGGGCCGGGACACGGTGGTGGGACAGAGGCGGTgcgctggggtgggggggagaacggAGTCAGGAACAGTTCTTCTCCTGAGTTGGAATAGGGCGATCCCGGTGTGAATAGTGAaaggtggatgtggagtggagtgaatagagtggatgtggagaggatgtttccactagtggcggagtctaggactagagggcatagcctcaaaattaaaggacgttcctttagggagatgaggaggaatttctttagtcagagggtggtcaatctgcggaattctttgccacacaaggctgtggaggccgtcagtggatatttttaaggcagacatagatagattcttgatttttatgcgtgtcaagggatatggggagaaggtaggagaatggggtgagtagggagagataaatcagtcatgattgaatggtggaatagacttcatgggccgaatggcctaattttgctcctttcaCATGAGCTGTGAACTAATCCAGGGAGATTGGTTTCAGGCACTGCAAGATATAGCATATATATTATATCTTGATCTTCCTAGCTAACGAAGTGATGCACAAAAGGCAAGAGGTCTCGCTGAGGATAGACGCAAAACACTGGAGtggctgagcgggtcaggcagcagctcaggagaaaaggaataagtgccgCTTCGGGTGGTGACCCATGTTAAGGTTGTAGAGAGAAAACCTTTTTTGGGGGAAGGAATTGTAGGCAGAAAGAAGTTTCttcagaagggcctcgacccgaaacgtcgcctattactccagcattttgtgtctatctttgagagatagagataggcggtggggcagcggtggagttgctgccttacagtgaatgcagcgccggggacacgggttcgatcccgactacgggtgctgtctgtacggagtttgtacgttgtccctgtgacctgcgtgggttttctccgagatcttcggtttcctcccacactccaaagacgtacaggtttgtaggttaattggcttggtagatgtaaaaattgtccctagtggatgtgggatagtgttaaagtgcggggatcgctggtcggcgcggacctggtgggccaaagggcctgtttctgtgttgaatctctaaattaaattaaagataACACTTTAGCTCTCTGTATTCAAGGGAGAGCATAATGGTCTAGGAGTCATGATAAGATCACAATGAGAATAGATAGGGGGCGAACGgtgtaccaggatgttgccagggtttgagggcctgagctatagggagacattAGGCAGActgggacttcattccttggagggcaggaggctgaTCTTATAggatgatttcaccaaatgtcaaatgagcgtagatcctcccctcacgtgaccgaaaattttaactggaggacatatgtcagttcggtacatgttagtgaatggggaaacacgcactttcacacccgtttgtccgctgaatttcatcaaaagtaaggcattattaacttacttttgatgaaattcagcgagcaaacgccataattcccgatattttggatctttaaatctccacggcaaatgtcggctgttcacttccgctgttttccaccttcagttccctcttgtaattaccttactttctatctttttttttgcctgaaaatttaggtccctgtgcttcacggtcaccccgactagcacagaaaatgtcagctcaaaaatcggccgttttccatgtttttaacgggtgtgaaagtgggtgtttccccattcactaacatgtaccgaagtgacatatgtcctccagttaaatttttcggtcacgtgaggggggatctacgctcatttgacctttggtgaaatcaccctatagggagACGTCAGGCAGactaggacttaattccttggagggcaggaggctgagcggtgatcttatagaggataacgaagggaataaatagggtcttcttcttcttcttgcatacggcgtgcacagcctaaagttgtaggacaacttgttcaatttgatgttatttgattgtgcacgtcgggttgattgcattcgtcgaaacagggcggaccacgtgcaggttgcaatcttccaccccatcaataGGGTAAATACACAAAGTCATTTACCCGAAGTGGGAGAAaagtaggtttaaggagagaggagaaggatttATCTGAAGGAAATAGGAACCTAAGAATCTACCCTatgtacagagggtggtggatacatggaacaagctgccagaggagataggtggGGCAAGTACTACAACAACATCCACAAACCCCTACGGAccagctacggacattctccgagttcaaatcaggggaaaactcgggagaactcatgaattacctcgtacagtgggacaggccctttatttagaCATGCCTTTAGAAAGTTCATAAGCCACCGaggcagaattagcccattagacccatcacatctactccgccattcaatgatgcctgatctatctctccctcctaactccattctcctgccttctccccctaacccctgacacccgtattaatcaagaatctatctatctctgccttaaaaatattcattcttggcctccactaccgttaatggcaattaattccgcagattcaccacccacttgactaaagaaattcctccacatctcctctcTCCAATAAAAACAGGAATGTTTTATCAGAAAATACTGATGCTTTATCAGGCGTAGataagggacagatagatcagccatgattgaatggcagagtagactcgatgggctgaatggcctaattctgttcctctgaCCTAAGAACATTATATATTGTACTTACAGATGTTGACCAGAATTGTGATGATGTAATATTAATATTAGCAGGATATTTTGTATTGTTTGGGCAGCAACACAAACACAAGTAATTTACAGTATGGGAAACACGCATTGgtaaaagaaaggcacaaagtgctggagtaactcagcgggtcaagcaggatCCCtgacgaacatggataggtgaagtttcaggtcccttcttcagactgatgcctttGAGAAATATGTTTCGTTGTTCATCCATTAAACAAGAaccagtcagtttagtttagtttactgtcacgtgttcCGATGTACAGTGTAAACCTTTTTTGTTGCAAGCTaccgtcagtggaaagactgttaTGTGCGGATATTTAGATTACAAGCATTACCTCGTGCAAAAATTGCTTGTAAATCAAAGAGTGTAATTTTAAGTgaccaattttttaattttttatttagcCAAAGAAACTCGTGGTGAACTCTCTATTCTCCAGTGGGAAGACAAAAATGGGCTGGCCTTTACAATAGGCGACATTAACTACAGGAACCGGTCTCTGGTAATTTCAACGGATGGAGACTACTTTGTATACTCTCAGGTTTCATTCAGAGGCATGGGAAGCAGCAAGTGTGAGTTCATCACCCACACTGTCATCAAGCATGAAACCTACCCGGAACCAACCTCCCTACTCACCTCCACCAAGTCCATCTGCGATGTCGAAAGTCCCTGGTTTGTGGCCAACTACTTGGGAGCCGTATTCCAACTGAAGAAAGGGGACAGATTGGTTGTGCAAGTCAGCAATGTGGCTCAGGTGGACTTTACCACTGAGCACAAAACATTCTTTGGCGCCTTCTTGCTGTGAATGCCCAGCGGGgcagagcttagtttagtttagtttagagacacagggcagaagcaagcccttcagcccaacgagtcccagccgaccagcgatcatccccgtacactagcattatcctacacgcactggggacaatttacaattcatacctaagccaattaacctacatacctgcacgtctttggagtgtgggaggaaaccggagcacccggagaaaacccacgtggtcacagggagaatatgcaaacttcatatagacagcatc
It encodes:
- the LOC129711914 gene encoding lymphotoxin-alpha-like isoform X1; its protein translation is MAVQAQGPNGLLLHLFSMFLCENGEVEKEFLPRGGSVGVEMGDEFPGGGLGIPCGRRRGLFSLRQPAVPAAWAARSCLNVSGGCGCGNRAGLRMAGSGVDASLVLVAGEKPRVGGGGGGGRERERWAARVTALMFTVLAVYLLLQHLPALPGGVHNNSSTQGKSVCLRARCTLLYLSDFPPATDADGSSSLPAAEQRRAPDKPRAHLTAKETRGELSILQWEDKNGLAFTIGDINYRNRSLVISTDGDYFVYSQVSFRGMGSSKCEFITHTVIKHETYPEPTSLLTSTKSICDVESPWFVANYLGAVFQLKKGDRLVVQVSNVAQVDFTTEHKTFFGAFLL
- the LOC129711914 gene encoding tumor necrosis factor ligand superfamily member 15-like isoform X2, whose translation is MAVQAQGPNGLLLHLFSMFLCENGEVEKEFLPRGGSVGVEMGDEFPGGGLGIPCGRRRGLFSLRQPAVPAAWAARSCLNVSGGCGCGNRAGLRMAGSGVDASLVLVAGEKPRVGGGGGGGRERERWAARVTALMFTVLAVYLLLQHLPALPGGVHNNSSTQAEQRRAPDKPRAHLTAKETRGELSILQWEDKNGLAFTIGDINYRNRSLVISTDGDYFVYSQVSFRGMGSSKCEFITHTVIKHETYPEPTSLLTSTKSICDVESPWFVANYLGAVFQLKKGDRLVVQVSNVAQVDFTTEHKTFFGAFLL